In one window of Henckelia pumila isolate YLH828 chromosome 1, ASM3356847v2, whole genome shotgun sequence DNA:
- the LOC140863308 gene encoding uncharacterized protein: MIALDQRFMTRRLGFQIVLSNVSGHIWVFLADDVKAECVLDHAQFLQLRVSAPFLPTPVFCSFVYAKCDYILRRDLWDSLLQVKPLPMDEFNHFVLESALVDAGFEGSLFTWTNKSIWKRLDRVFVSVDWGDHFNSIRVEHLSRTVSDHCPLLVSAPIFARGPSSFRFQSMWTRHPGFLQTVRLNWNMPCSLQGMPRLFAKLKRLKGHLKWWNRDVFGNLFDKIAEAERSVRLAEAAELSRVTAMEADFWKQKAACNWLEDGERNTKLFHNMVKKKNVVNKIFRIWEDGNCLTSPGLIKQSGAAYFERLLTGDPFVLDLPDFSGFFSEISEEENHSFAAEPSLEEVRAVVFSIPRDSVAGPDGFSSAFFQSCWDFVQHDVMDAVLDFFRGSLMPQGFTATTITLIPKVEGAQAWTDFRPISLCNVSNKIISKLLYSRLRSVVGRLVSQSQSGFMPGRMIADNILLAHELTHSINLPARGGNVILKLDMAKAYDRVQWSFLLDVLRRFGFSEKVVRMVRACISFCKFSVNVNGTPAGFFASSRGLRQGDPLSPLLFVLGAEYLSRGLDRLFLQHADLRYRSGCDLPISHLAYADDVIIFANGGSRGLQRLKDFLAHYENCSGQLVNVAKSAMIFPPGWTARRRSRLLQITGFAEGHLPLKYLGAPLFRGNRKCSLFEPLLQSVRKKLEGWESRSLAPGSRMTLIRSVLLSIPIHLCQVIQPPLVVLEKLEHIFNAFLWGSRPLEKKWNWARWSRACLPVKEGGLGFRRLKDIVDSFSMKLWFRFRQGSSLWARFLSRKYCRTVSPICALSRGAISPTWRRLLQIRPRAEPGIRWRIGLGDVSFWDDTWLGDAPLSSRCNVRGDRCVRVFSFLLEGDWDFDLLCAVVAPSVAEEIVQIPILVDEPDATIWIHSTDGAFSVRSAWEQVRPRGSVSDIFNPCWGRWMRPTMSFFLWRFWHRWLPVDEVLQQRGFSLVSKCQCCEMSETFTHIFIDGPIARSVWHFFGAIFRVRIPATENFSLFLSAWKRGREWSPGGNVREFIPFVVLWFLWTARNDSKHRHLPYSAEKVKFQILSYLRLAHSATVIKPRLWLGALQAARKMSISVGLQWIHKTAIVRWLRPPPGSFKLNVDGSSRELWAIWRGILLCSDLSLFPLWIETDSQIAIQILRSRRCRWDLDHIVSRTRVLVRNRPVHFSHIYREGNSVADALARQAHDHRQCLLEIGAPLTTPIAALARSALRPFSGVFGVSLFPCRLLCFFRVMDHQAFTVLLLSWFLLLFGFFVGGLSCPSLFGLPVFLGVRLWLEFPSPFSCFALGLLVCGRSSFSSRPMYSDFPADHDFWTYFLHSFDLLFSSGWCQPLFAL, from the exons ATGATTGCCCTTGACCAGCGCTTCATGACCCGTCGCCTTGGTTTCCAGATAGTTCTGTCGAATGTCTCTGGTCATATTTGGGTTTTTTTGGCGGACGATGTGAAGGCGGAGTGTGTCCTTGATCACGCTCAGTTCCTCCAGCTTCGCGTGTCGGCTCCTTTTTTGCCGACCCCTGTTTTTTGCTCTTTCGTGTATGCCAAGTGTGACTACATTTTACGGCGCGACTTGTGGGATTCTTTGCTGCAGGTCAAGCCT CTCCCCATGGACGAGTTTAATCATTTTGTTTTGGAGTCTGCGCTGGTTGATGCTGGTTTTGAGGGCTCTTTGTTCACTTGGACGAATAAGTCCATTTGGAAGCGTCTTGACAGAGTTTTTGTTTCTGTGGATTGGGGTGACCATTTCAACTCTATCAGGGTTGAACACCTCAGTCGCACGGTTTCGGATCATTGTCCTCTTTTGGTGTCTGCTCCTATCTTTGCTCGGGGGCCGAGCTCGTTTCGGTTCCAAAGCATGTGGACTCGGCACCCGGGGTTCCTTCAAACCGTCAGGCTGAACTGGAACATGCCCTGCTCTTTGCAAGGCATGCCCAGGCTCTTTGCCAAGCTGAAACGGTTGAAGGGCCACCTCAAGTGGTGGAACCGGGATGTTTTTGGGAACCTTTTTGATAAGATCGCTGAGGCGGAGAGGTCGGTTAGACTGGCTGAGGCTGCT GAGCTGTCTAGAGTCACCGCTATGGAAGCGGATTTTTGGAAGCAAAAAGCTGCTTGTAATTGGCTTGAGGACGGGGAGAGGAATACGAAGCTTTTCCACAACATGGTGAAAAAGAAGAATGTGGTTAATAAGATCTTTCGTATTTGGGAGGATGGTAATTGCCTCACCTCTCCTGGTCTCATCAAGCAGTCAGGGGCTGCCTATTTCGAGCGCCTTCTCACTGGAGATCCTTTTGTCCTGGATCTTCCGGATTTTTCTGGCTTCTTCTCGGAGATTTCGGAGGAGGAGAACCATAGCTTTGCCGCCGAACCTTCCTTGGAGGAGGTTCGTGCTGTCGTCTTTTCCATCCCTCGGGATAGTGTGGCGGGCCCCGATGGGTTTTCTTCGGCTTTTTTTCAGAGCTGCTGGGATTTTGTGCAGCATGATGTCATGGACGCTGTCCTTGATTTCTTCCGGGGCTCTCTTATGCCCCAGGGCTTCACTGCCACCACGATCACTTTGATCCCCAAAGTCGAGGGTGCGCAAGCTTGGACGGACTTCCGTCCCATCAGCTTGTGTAATGTTTCCAACAAGATTATCTCAAAGCTTTTATACTCTCGTCTGCGGTCGGTGGTGGGGAGACTCGTTTCTCAGAGTCAGAGTGGCTTTATGCCGGGGCGGATGATTGCTGACAATATCCTTCTCGCGCATGAGCTCACTCACAGTATTAATCTCCCTGCCCGTGGTGGTAATGTCATTCTGAAATTGGACATGGCTAAGGCCTATGATAGAGTCCAATGGTCTTTTCTTCTGGATGTCCTCCGAAGGTTTGGTTTTTCGGAGAAGGTTGTGAGAATGGTAAGGGCTTGCATTTCTTTTTGCAAGTTCTCGGTTAATGTCAATGGCACCCCTGCTGGTTTCTTTGCTTCCTCGAGGGGCTTGAGACAGGGTGACCCGTTATCTCCCCTCCTCTTTGTTCTTGGAGCGGAGTATCTGTCCCGTGGCTTGGACCGGTTGTTCCTCCAGCATGCTGATTTGAGGTATCGGTCTGGGTGTGATTTGCCGATTTCCCATTTGGCCTATGCTGACGATGTCATTATTTTTGCCAATGGGGGATCCCGTGGTCTTCAGCGTCTCAAAGATTTTCTGGCTCATTATGAAAATTGCTCGGGCCAGCTCGTTAATGTGGCCAAGAGTGCTATGATCTTTCCTCCGGGCTGGACCGCTCGTCGCCGCTCCCGTTTGCTGCAAATCACTGGATTTGCGGAGGGGCATCTGCCCTTGAAATACCTTGGAGCTCCGCTTTTCCGTGGGAACCGCAAGTGCTCTCTCTTTGAGCCTCTTCTGCAGTCGGTCCGGAAAAAGCTGGAGGGCTGGGAGTCCCGCTCCCTTGCTCCTGGGAGTAGGATGACGCTGATCCGCAGTGTGCTCCTTTCGATCCCGATCCATCTCTGCCAGGTGATCCAGCCTCCTTTAGTTGTTTTGGAGAAATTGGAGCATATTTTCAATGCTTTTCTTTGGGGCTCCAGACCCTTAGAGAAGAAGTGGAACTGGGCCCGCTGGTCTCGCGCCTGTCTCCCTGTGAAAGAAGGAGGCCTGGGTTTTCGCAGGCTCAAGGACATTGTTGACAGCTTTTCCATGAAGCTGTGGTTCAGATTCCGGCAGGGTTCCTCTCTCTGGGCGAGATTCCTTTCGAGGAAGTATTGCCGGACTGTCAGCCCTATTTGTGCTCTTTCTCGTGGAGCCATTTCCCCCACTTGGAGGCGTTTGCTCCAGATTAGACCTCGTGCGGAGCCTGGTATCCGGTGGAGGATTGGTCTTGGGGATGTCTCTTTTTGGGATGATACTTGGTTGGGTGATGCCCCTTTGTCGAGCAGGTGTAATGTCAGAGGGGAtcggtgtgtgcgtgttttcagCTTTCTTTTGGAGGGAGACTGGGATTTTGATCTCCTTTGCGCTGTCGTCGCTCCCTCGGTGGCGGAGGAGATCGTTCAGATTCCTATTTTGGTGGATGAGCCGGATGCGACTATCTGGATCCACAGCACCGATGGTGCCTTTTCGGTGAGATCTGCTTGGGAGCAGGTCAGACCGAGAGGATCGGTCTCGGATATCTTTAATCCCTGTTGGGGTCGCTGGATGAGGCCCACCATGTCCTTCTTTCTGTGGAGGTTTTGGCATCGGTGGTTGCCTGTGGATGAGGTGCTCCAGCAGCGGGGTTTCTCCCTTGTGTCCAAATGCCAGTGCTGTGAGATGTCGGAGACATTCACTCACATTTTCATCGACGGTCCCATCGCCCGCTCTGTGTGGCATTTCTTTGGGGCTATCTTTAGAGTTCGCATCCCTGCCACTGAGAACTTTAGTCTGTTTCTCAGTGCTTGGAAAAGGGGTCGCGAGTGGTCTCCGGGGGGTAATGTGAGGGAATTCATTCCTTTTGTCGTGCTTTGGTTCCTCTGGACTGCACGCAATGATTCTAAGCACCGTCACTTACCCTACTCTGCGGAGAAGGTTAAGTTCCAAATTTTGTCTTATTTGAGACTTGCTCATTCCGCAACTGTTATCAAGCCCCGTCTTTGGCTGGGGGCTTTGCAGGCTGCGAGGAAGATGAGCATTTCGGTCGGCCTCCAATGGATTCACAAGACTGCGATCGTCCGTTGGTTGAGGCCTCCACCTGGGTCCTTCAAGCTCAATGTGGATGGGAGCTCGAGAG AACTCTGGGCGATTTGGAGGGGTATTCTTCTCTGTTCTGACCTTAGCCTTTTTCCCCTTTGGATTGAGACTGATTCCCAGATTGCCATTCAGATTCTTAGATCTCGGAGGTGCCGATGGGATTTGGACCATATTGTTTCGAGGACGCGTGTTTTGGTGCGGAATAGGCCGGTTCATTTCTCGCATATCTATCGGGAAGGGAATTCGGTTGCGGATGCGTTGGCGCGGCAGGCTCATGATCATAGGCAGTGTTTGTTGGAGATTGGTGCTCCTTTAACCACTCCCATCGCTGCGTTGGCCC GTTCAGCTCTCCGACCCTTTTCCGGAGTTTTTGGAGTTAGTCTGTTCCCCTGTCGCTTGCTTTGCTTCTTCAGGGTGATGGATCACCAGGCGTTCACTGTGCTTCTCCTTTCCTGGTTCTTGctgttgtttggattttttgtgGGCGGTCTCTCGTGCCCCTCGCTTTTTGGACTTCCAGTCTTCTTGGGAGTTAGGTTATGGCTTGAGTTTCCTTCACCATTTTCCTGTTTTGCTCTGGGCCTGCTGGTTTGCGGTCGCTCCTCTTTTTCCTCGCGGCCTATGTATAGTGACTTCCCAGCTGATCATGACTTTTGGACatatttcttgcatagcttTGATCTGTTGTTCAGCTCTGGATGGTGCCAGCCTCTTTTTGCGCTTTAG